The Sagittula sp. P11 genome window below encodes:
- a CDS encoding DUF177 domain-containing protein — MTQPAPRRPTDRTRLRVTELRQSGESPFLLEPDAEARADLATSLGIQAVRKLRFEGVLTPRGKEGWQLEAKLGATVVQSCIVTLDPVTTRIDTTVLRRFVPARWLEEPEAGSETEVPEDDSLEPLGEVIDLSSVMQEELALALPPYPRKEGVELGEAQFAEPGVTPITDDDVRPFAGLADLKKKMDDAGGEG; from the coding sequence ATGACGCAACCCGCCCCACGCCGCCCCACCGACCGGACGCGCCTTCGGGTGACGGAACTGCGCCAGTCCGGTGAATCGCCCTTCCTTCTGGAACCCGACGCCGAGGCACGCGCCGATCTCGCCACCTCGCTGGGGATCCAGGCGGTGCGCAAGCTGCGCTTCGAAGGCGTCCTCACGCCCCGCGGCAAGGAGGGCTGGCAGCTCGAGGCCAAGCTGGGCGCCACCGTCGTGCAGTCCTGCATCGTCACGCTCGACCCGGTGACCACCCGCATCGACACCACCGTGCTGCGCCGCTTCGTGCCCGCCCGCTGGCTGGAGGAACCCGAGGCCGGCTCCGAAACCGAGGTGCCGGAGGACGACAGCCTCGAACCGCTGGGCGAGGTGATCGACCTCTCCTCCGTCATGCAGGAGGAACTTGCCCTTGCCCTCCCGCCCTATCCGCGCAAGGAAGGGGTGGAGCTGGGCGAGGCCCAGTTCGCCGAACCCGGCGTGACGCCGATCACCGACGACGATGTTCGGCCTTTCGCCGGTCTGGCCGACCTGAAGAAAAAAATGGACGATGCGGGCGGGGAAGGCTGA
- a CDS encoding outer membrane protein assembly factor BamE, which produces MYGIGTSLKWAVLAIALVGAAGCETRYRNHGYVPSEEVLQQIVPGVDTRATVEDVVGVPNASGVLNDSGFYYIQSEVKHFAWQRPTVTEREIVAITFDQAGVVDNIVTYGLEDGRVVPLTKRVTQTSDGDISFIRKLFGNIGGINLGDVLGG; this is translated from the coding sequence ATGTACGGCATCGGGACATCGCTGAAGTGGGCCGTTCTGGCGATTGCGCTGGTTGGCGCGGCCGGCTGCGAGACACGGTATCGCAACCACGGCTACGTGCCTTCGGAAGAGGTGCTCCAGCAGATCGTGCCCGGCGTGGACACCCGCGCGACGGTCGAGGACGTGGTCGGCGTGCCCAATGCCTCGGGCGTGCTGAACGACTCCGGGTTCTATTATATCCAGTCGGAAGTGAAGCATTTCGCCTGGCAGCGCCCCACGGTGACGGAGCGCGAGATCGTCGCGATCACCTTCGACCAGGCGGGCGTGGTCGACAACATCGTGACCTACGGGCTGGAGGACGGCCGCGTGGTGCCGCTGACCAAGCGCGTGACACAGACGTCCGATGGCGACATCAGCTTCATCCGCAAGCTCTTTGGCAACATCGGCGGGATCAACCTGGGTGACGTGCTGGGCGGGTGA
- a CDS encoding GNAT family N-acetyltransferase: MILLSRGRYAARLAAGPADVAAAQALRGRAFLAGARSDTDAFDAICDHVLVEDLRSGRLVCCFRFLRLGSGAEIGRSYAAQYYDLSRLEAFGGPMVEMGRFCVDPEVHDPDVLRLAWGAMTAYVDGQGVELLFGCASFAGTDARVYSDAFAMLKARHLAPARWLPRVKAGDVYPFAQRLRRKPDTRKGLLRMPPLLRTYLLMGGWVSDHAVVDRQMNTLHVFTGVEIALIPAARKRLLRAVAG; this comes from the coding sequence ATGATCCTCTTGTCCCGCGGACGCTATGCCGCCCGGCTGGCCGCCGGGCCCGCCGACGTGGCCGCGGCGCAGGCGCTGCGCGGGCGGGCCTTCCTTGCCGGCGCGCGGTCCGACACCGACGCCTTCGACGCCATCTGCGATCACGTTCTGGTCGAGGACCTGAGGAGCGGGCGGCTGGTCTGCTGCTTCCGTTTCCTGCGCCTGGGCAGCGGGGCGGAGATCGGGCGCAGCTATGCCGCACAGTATTACGACTTGTCCCGGCTGGAGGCCTTCGGCGGCCCGATGGTCGAGATGGGCCGCTTCTGCGTCGATCCGGAGGTGCACGACCCCGATGTGCTGCGCCTGGCCTGGGGGGCGATGACCGCCTACGTGGACGGGCAGGGGGTGGAGCTGCTGTTCGGCTGCGCCTCCTTCGCGGGGACGGATGCGCGTGTCTATTCCGACGCCTTCGCCATGCTGAAGGCGCGGCACCTGGCGCCCGCGCGCTGGCTGCCGCGGGTGAAGGCGGGGGACGTCTACCCGTTTGCCCAGCGGCTGCGGCGCAAGCCCGATACGCGCAAGGGGCTGCTGCGGATGCCGCCCCTGCTGCGCACCTACCTGCTGATGGGCGGCTGGGTGTCGGATCACGCGGTCGTGGATCGGCAGATGAACACGCTGCACGTCTTTACCGGGGTGGAGATCGCGCTTATCCCCGCCGCGCGCAAACGCCTGCTGCGGGCCGTGGCCGGGTAG
- a CDS encoding ABC-F family ATP-binding cassette domain-containing protein encodes MVAPLLQLSDVSLTFGGEPVFDALSLNVQPGDRVALVGRNGSGKSTLLKVMAGLVEPDRGERVVPVGTSVGYMEQDPDLSGFETLGDFAASTLQASEMYRVERASEGLKFDPDRPVATASGGERRRAALAKLMAEEPELMLLDEPTNHLDIEAIQWLEDELKATRRAFVLISHDRRFLTELTRATLWIDRGAVRRQEQGFAAFETWRDKIWEEEDTARHKLDRKIKSEARWAVEGISARRTRNMGRVRRLQDMRAERSGQIRRQGTAAMDLASGPKSGRKVIEAAGVSHAFGDKAIVKGFDLKVQRGDRVAFVGPNGVGKTTLIRILMGEIVPDEGTVTLGTNLVPAVFDQTRSQLDPEKSLWDSLTTDKDMRVSGSSDQVMVRGVPKHVVGYLKEFLFDERQARAKVASLSGGEKARLLLAKLMARESNLLVLDEPTNDLDVETLDLLQEILDDYDGTVILISHDRDFLDRVATTTVAMEGGGRAVVYAGGWSDYQTQKREAEGGGREKAKKKGGGGETSQSAQSAQPSKPAEKPALSFTEKHRLEELPGVIDRLGAEIAKLEEFLAAPDLFTKEPLKFKKATEALVERQQTLAASEEEWLELMEKAEG; translated from the coding sequence ATGGTTGCACCGCTTCTCCAGCTTTCAGACGTGTCGCTCACCTTCGGGGGTGAGCCGGTCTTCGACGCCCTGTCCCTAAACGTCCAGCCGGGCGACCGTGTCGCCCTCGTGGGGCGGAACGGGTCGGGCAAATCCACGCTCCTGAAGGTCATGGCCGGGCTGGTCGAACCCGACCGGGGCGAGCGGGTGGTGCCGGTCGGCACCTCCGTGGGCTACATGGAGCAGGACCCGGACCTCTCGGGCTTCGAGACGCTGGGCGATTTCGCGGCCTCCACCCTGCAGGCGTCGGAGATGTACCGGGTGGAGCGCGCCTCCGAAGGGCTGAAGTTCGATCCGGACAGGCCGGTGGCGACTGCCTCTGGCGGGGAGCGGCGGCGCGCGGCGCTGGCCAAGCTGATGGCCGAGGAGCCGGAGCTGATGCTGCTGGACGAGCCGACCAACCACCTTGATATCGAGGCGATCCAGTGGCTGGAGGACGAGCTGAAGGCGACCCGCCGGGCGTTTGTGCTGATCTCTCACGACCGGCGGTTCCTGACCGAGCTGACGCGCGCGACGCTGTGGATTGACCGCGGCGCGGTGCGGCGGCAGGAGCAGGGCTTTGCCGCCTTCGAGACATGGCGCGACAAGATCTGGGAAGAAGAGGACACCGCCCGCCACAAGCTGGACCGCAAGATCAAGTCGGAGGCGCGGTGGGCGGTCGAGGGCATCAGCGCCCGGCGGACGCGGAACATGGGCCGGGTGCGCCGCCTGCAGGACATGCGCGCCGAACGCTCGGGCCAGATCCGGCGGCAGGGGACGGCGGCGATGGACCTCGCCTCTGGCCCCAAGTCCGGCAGGAAGGTGATCGAGGCGGCGGGTGTCAGCCATGCCTTCGGCGACAAGGCCATCGTTAAGGGGTTCGACCTGAAGGTGCAGCGCGGCGACCGCGTGGCCTTTGTCGGGCCGAACGGCGTGGGCAAGACCACCCTGATCCGCATCCTGATGGGAGAGATCGTGCCGGACGAGGGCACGGTGACGCTGGGCACGAACCTTGTGCCGGCGGTCTTCGACCAGACACGCTCGCAGCTCGACCCGGAGAAGTCGCTGTGGGATTCGCTGACCACCGACAAGGACATGCGGGTCTCGGGCTCGTCTGACCAGGTGATGGTGCGCGGCGTGCCGAAGCACGTGGTGGGCTACCTCAAGGAGTTCCTGTTCGACGAACGGCAGGCGCGGGCCAAGGTCGCGTCGCTGTCGGGGGGCGAGAAGGCGCGGCTGCTGCTGGCGAAGCTGATGGCGCGGGAATCGAACCTTCTGGTGCTGGACGAACCGACCAACGACCTCGACGTGGAGACGCTGGACCTGCTGCAGGAGATCCTCGACGACTACGACGGCACGGTGATCCTGATCTCGCACGACCGGGATTTCCTCGACCGGGTGGCGACGACGACGGTGGCGATGGAGGGCGGCGGCCGGGCCGTGGTCTATGCGGGCGGCTGGTCGGACTACCAGACGCAGAAGCGCGAGGCCGAAGGCGGCGGACGCGAGAAGGCGAAGAAGAAGGGCGGCGGCGGAGAGACGTCGCAGTCCGCGCAATCCGCGCAGCCGTCGAAACCGGCAGAGAAGCCGGCGCTGAGCTTCACCGAGAAGCACAGGCTGGAGGAACTGCCCGGGGTGATCGACCGGCTGGGTGCGGAGATCGCCAAGCTGGAGGAATTCCTCGCCGCGCCGGACCTGTTCACCAAGGAGCCGCTGAAGTTCAAGAAGGCGACGGAGGCGCTGGTGGAGCGCCAGCAGACCCTGGCTGCCTCGGAAGAGGAATGGCTGGAACTGATGGAGAAGGCGGAGGGCTGA
- a CDS encoding AbrB family transcriptional regulator: MHLPKITLRVVLQTAMMLAIGAIGGLLAYWVRWPMPWMFGALLAAGVTVRLVQPVSLSDYDFPMDFRTFFVALIGVMIGTQVTPDLLSLAGELPITLSALVLFVVAAHAGNMAIFHRIGGYDRSTAFFSGTPGGLMESIFMGEAAGADTRILTVQQFLRIILVITLLPVGLSLWIGHPVGSAAGLTIGGDKPPVTPLALVMIAITAVLGLWVGRRIRLPAAQLTGPLLLAAAATVTGVLDLHLPFWLIATAQLVIGVSLGMRFKGVDAGLLRRSLWLAALSVSYMLLLGMTFAIVLERLTGIAFLHLFISFAPGGVAEMSVVALSLAANPALVSLHHVVRILITVVEMPLAARVMGLRPPRF, from the coding sequence ATGCACCTTCCCAAGATAACGCTCCGAGTCGTCCTGCAAACCGCGATGATGCTGGCCATCGGAGCCATCGGCGGACTTCTGGCCTACTGGGTGCGCTGGCCGATGCCGTGGATGTTCGGCGCGCTTCTGGCCGCGGGCGTGACCGTGCGGCTGGTACAGCCCGTGTCGCTCTCCGACTACGACTTCCCGATGGACTTCCGCACCTTCTTCGTCGCGCTGATCGGCGTGATGATCGGCACGCAGGTGACACCGGACCTGCTGTCGCTGGCCGGAGAGCTGCCGATCACCCTGTCGGCGCTGGTCCTCTTCGTCGTGGCGGCCCACGCGGGCAACATGGCAATCTTCCACCGCATCGGCGGCTACGACAGGTCGACGGCCTTCTTCTCCGGCACCCCGGGCGGGCTGATGGAGAGCATCTTCATGGGCGAGGCCGCGGGCGCCGACACGCGCATCCTGACGGTGCAGCAGTTCCTGCGGATCATCCTCGTCATCACACTTCTGCCGGTGGGGCTGTCGCTGTGGATCGGGCACCCGGTGGGCAGCGCCGCCGGGCTGACCATCGGCGGGGACAAGCCGCCGGTGACGCCCCTGGCGCTGGTGATGATCGCGATAACGGCGGTGCTGGGCCTGTGGGTCGGACGGCGCATCCGCCTGCCCGCGGCACAGCTGACCGGGCCGCTCCTGCTGGCCGCCGCGGCCACCGTCACCGGCGTTCTGGACCTGCACCTTCCGTTCTGGCTGATCGCCACGGCGCAGCTTGTGATCGGCGTCAGCCTCGGGATGCGGTTCAAGGGCGTGGACGCGGGCCTCCTGCGCCGCTCGCTCTGGCTGGCCGCGCTGTCCGTGTCCTACATGCTGCTGCTGGGCATGACCTTCGCCATCGTGCTGGAGCGGCTGACCGGCATCGCCTTCCTGCACCTCTTCATCTCCTTCGCGCCGGGCGGCGTGGCCGAGATGTCGGTGGTCGCGCTCTCGCTTGCCGCGAACCCGGCGCTGGTCAGCCTGCACCACGTCGTGCGCATCCTGATCACGGTGGTGGAAATGCCGCTGGCCGCCCGTGTCATGGGGCTTCGCCCGCCGCGCTTCTAG
- a CDS encoding acetoin utilization protein AcuC — MTGARFITSRIYRGSVYGARHPLSIQRVPAVTDLAAALGWLGAGRMLTSPRAKPAALTGFHTPRYVEALMAAEAAQQVSGEVRDRHGLGTLSNPVFAEMYRRPATAVGGGLLAAELVAEGGVVHNPGGGQHHAMPDRAEGFCFLNEPVLTIRRLLAMGLERVAYVDIDAHHGDGVEAAFAGSERVRAISVHEARRWPFTGALGDRAGGAAFNLPVGRGFNDTEFALVLEEVILPAVAGFRPDAIFLQCGADALAEDPLARLALSNRAHVATALALRALAPRLIVSGGGGYNPWSTARCWTAVWGALAGEEAPERLPDAAESVLRGLVWHRKGVPEEALLTTLVDAPREGAVRDDVRSDVAVLKARLKAVV; from the coding sequence ATGACAGGGGCACGTTTCATCACCTCGCGGATCTACCGCGGTTCGGTCTATGGGGCGCGGCATCCGCTCTCGATCCAGCGGGTGCCTGCGGTGACCGATCTGGCGGCGGCACTGGGGTGGCTGGGGGCCGGGCGGATGCTGACCTCGCCCCGTGCGAAACCCGCCGCGCTGACCGGCTTCCACACGCCCCGCTACGTCGAGGCGCTGATGGCGGCGGAGGCGGCGCAGCAGGTGTCGGGCGAGGTGCGCGACCGGCACGGGCTGGGCACGCTGTCGAACCCGGTCTTTGCCGAGATGTACCGCCGCCCGGCGACGGCGGTGGGCGGCGGGCTGCTGGCGGCGGAGCTGGTGGCCGAGGGCGGTGTCGTCCACAACCCGGGCGGCGGGCAGCATCACGCCATGCCGGACCGGGCAGAGGGCTTCTGCTTTCTCAACGAGCCGGTGCTGACCATCCGCAGGCTGCTGGCCATGGGGCTGGAGCGCGTGGCCTATGTCGACATCGACGCGCATCACGGCGACGGGGTGGAGGCGGCCTTTGCCGGGTCGGAGCGGGTGCGCGCGATCTCTGTCCACGAGGCGCGGCGCTGGCCCTTCACCGGTGCGCTGGGGGACCGGGCGGGCGGCGCGGCCTTCAACCTGCCGGTGGGGCGCGGGTTCAACGATACGGAGTTCGCGCTGGTGCTGGAAGAGGTGATCCTGCCCGCCGTGGCCGGTTTCCGGCCCGACGCGATCTTCCTGCAATGCGGGGCGGATGCGCTGGCGGAGGACCCGCTGGCGCGGCTGGCGCTGTCGAACCGCGCGCATGTGGCGACGGCGCTGGCCTTGCGGGCGCTCGCACCGCGCCTGATCGTCTCGGGCGGGGGCGGTTACAACCCGTGGAGCACGGCGCGCTGCTGGACGGCGGTCTGGGGGGCACTGGCGGGGGAAGAGGCGCCGGAACGGTTGCCGGATGCGGCAGAGAGTGTGCTGCGCGGCCTTGTCTGGCACCGGAAGGGCGTCCCGGAGGAGGCGCTGCTGACCACGCTGGTCGACGCGCCGCGCGAGGGGGCGGTGCGGGACGATGTGCGGTCGGACGTGGCCGTGCTGAAGGCGCGACTGAAGGCCGTCGTCTGA
- a CDS encoding fasciclin domain-containing protein: MAGDGMATDASMAAEGDVPMVGGAPMYPSKTIVENAVNSADHTTLVAAVKAADLVDTLSGEGPFTVFAPTNAAFEKLPDGTVETLLEPANKDQLTKILTAHVVAGNWSAQSIREAARSQRDGFYHFNAVSGDALSAKVTSSGNIFIFDENGDAYEITQSDVNQSNGVIHVIEGVLLPR, translated from the coding sequence ATGGCAGGCGACGGCATGGCCACGGACGCCTCCATGGCCGCCGAGGGCGATGTGCCGATGGTCGGCGGCGCGCCGATGTACCCGTCGAAGACCATCGTCGAGAACGCGGTGAACTCCGCCGATCACACCACGCTCGTCGCCGCGGTGAAGGCCGCCGACCTCGTGGACACGCTGAGCGGCGAAGGCCCCTTCACCGTCTTCGCGCCCACCAACGCCGCCTTCGAGAAGCTGCCCGACGGCACCGTCGAGACGCTTCTGGAGCCTGCGAACAAGGACCAGCTCACCAAGATCCTGACCGCGCATGTGGTGGCGGGCAACTGGTCGGCCCAGTCGATCCGCGAGGCGGCACGATCCCAGCGTGACGGGTTCTACCACTTCAACGCGGTGTCCGGCGACGCGCTCTCGGCCAAGGTGACGTCCTCCGGCAACATCTTCATCTTCGACGAGAACGGCGACGCCTACGAGATCACGCAGTCCGACGTGAACCAGTCGAACGGCGTGATCCACGTCATCGAAGGCGTTCTTCTGCCGCGGTAA